AGAAATTATTGGTAAAATAAATGTGGCAGATAGAGAGTTTTTATAATACTATCAGAAATAGTTGATTGCATAGGATGAATTGGAAAAAGCCATGTTTATCAACGTATATAGAGAAGGGAGAAATGAAAGTGACAGCAAAGCGTTGGCTAGCTTTAGGGATTGCTATATCCCTGTTTTTAGTTTCTGTTGGAGTAGATCTCCTAACGAGGACTTTAACAGGTGAATTATTTTCTGCTTTTTCCTTAGAGGAGGATAGTGAATTTCAGACAACTGTTTATGATACCGGAAAGACATCAGGAAATATTGCTTTGCTTGATGTAAATGGAGAAATTATCGAAACAGGGGATGCGTCAAGCCTTTTTGAATCTGCAGGGTATAATCACCGTGCTTTTCTTAAAACATTAGAACATGCTTATGAGGACAGCGCCGTTGAGGGAATTGTTCTTAGAGTAAACTCTCCTGGAGGAGGTGTTTCCGAAAGTGCGGAGATCTATCATTTTTTAAAAAAATATAAAGAAAAGTATGATAAACCTTTATTCGTATCCATGGGACCTATGGCGGCTTCGGGCGGATATTATATTTCGACCCCTGCAGATAAGATTTTTGCTACACCTGAAACTCTAACTGGCTCAATAGGAGTAATTATTCAGCAACTTAATTATGGCGAGCTTACCGACAAACTAGGAATTGAGTTTGAAACATTTAAAAGTGGCCCACACAAAGATATTCTTTCTCCTACGAGAGAAATGACCGAAGAGGAAGAAGAGATTATTCAGCAGCTAGTTAATAATTCTTACGAAGACTTTGTTTCAGTGATTGCTGAAAACAGGGAGCTTAATGAGGGAAGAGTAAGAAATATTGCAGATGGAAGAATTTATGATGGACGCCAGGCTTTAGAGCTTGGGTTAGTTGATGCACATGGATATCTAGATGAAGTGATAGACGCTATGCGTGAAGAAGTAGGGAATTATCAAGTGATTAAATATCAGGAACAGTCAAGTTGGACTTCATGGTTAAGTGGTGTATCAGCTAATGTATTTCCAGAGAAATTTGAAAATGAGGTTGTTAAGGGATTAA
This genomic stretch from Bacillaceae bacterium S4-13-56 harbors:
- the sppA gene encoding signal peptide peptidase SppA, which codes for MKVTAKRWLALGIAISLFLVSVGVDLLTRTLTGELFSAFSLEEDSEFQTTVYDTGKTSGNIALLDVNGEIIETGDASSLFESAGYNHRAFLKTLEHAYEDSAVEGIVLRVNSPGGGVSESAEIYHFLKKYKEKYDKPLFVSMGPMAASGGYYISTPADKIFATPETLTGSIGVIIQQLNYGELTDKLGIEFETFKSGPHKDILSPTREMTEEEEEIIQQLVNNSYEDFVSVIAENRELNEGRVRNIADGRIYDGRQALELGLVDAHGYLDEVIDAMREEVGNYQVIKYQEQSSWTSWLSGVSANVFPEKFENEVVKGLMDSVASPRPYYLYRQ